Proteins encoded in a region of the Loxodonta africana isolate mLoxAfr1 chromosome 22, mLoxAfr1.hap2, whole genome shotgun sequence genome:
- the C22H3orf84 gene encoding uncharacterized protein C3orf84 homolog: MHGDDSLLAPLLRSLLQHNNGFYGHYRGQFKSESAREYRLAAKPQPPAVFLQRCQEPAQQHFFSKHDNRTSFDKGPYCLLQGIGRRKDLERLGQRHTFLRWAPCELELHQRPLESSYQSDFRSGPGLGGLPQRLVHFVQVRPARASTTYQQNFCQTSWGSRYSSDKVGPEAPVTSSLPDLLGPPRPKLLQHYLHAGVSECLNWSRALKKNG; this comes from the exons ATGCATGGAGACGACTCTCTACTGGCCCCTCTCCTGAGGT CCTTGTTACAGCACAACAATGGCTTCTATGGGCACTACCGAGGTCAATTCAAGAGTGAAAGTGCTCGAGAATACCGCCTTGCAGCCAAGCCCCAGCCTCCAGCAGTGTTTCTGCAGCGATGTCAG GAGCCGGCGCAGCAACACTTCTTTTCCAAGCATGACAATCGTACTTCCTTCGACAAA GGCCCCTATTGCCTGCTGCAGGGCATCGGGAGACGAAAAGACCTGGAGCGCCTAGGGCAGCGACACACCTTCCTGCGCTGGGCACCCTGCGAGCTGGAGTTGCACCAGCGGCCCCTTGAATCCTCCTACCAGTCTGATTTTCGGTCAGGCCCAGGACTTGGTGGCCTCCCCCAGCGCCTCGTCCACTTTGTGCAGGTCCGACCTGCCCGTGCCAGCACCACTTACCAGCAGAACTTCTGCCAGACATCCTGGGGCAGCCGGTATAGCAGCGACAAAGTGGGGCCTGAGGCCCCGGTCACCAGCTCACTGCCAGACCTCCTCGGACCCCCAAGACCTAAGCTGCTGCAGCACTACCTTCATGCTGGGGTCTCTGAGTGTCTAAACTGGTCCAGAGCATTAAAGAAAAATGGCTGA